One part of the Marinobacterium rhizophilum genome encodes these proteins:
- a CDS encoding co-chaperone GroES, which produces MKIRPLHDRVVVRRSEEETTTAGGIVLPGSAAEKPNRGTVVAVGEGRTLNNGDVKPLTVKEGDVVLFGQYSGSNVVKLDGEELLIMNESEIFGVVEG; this is translated from the coding sequence ATGAAAATTCGTCCGCTTCACGATCGGGTTGTCGTTCGTCGCAGTGAAGAAGAAACCACTACCGCTGGTGGCATCGTGCTGCCGGGTTCTGCTGCAGAAAAGCCGAATCGTGGCACTGTAGTTGCTGTTGGTGAAGGGCGCACGCTGAACAACGGTGACGTCAAGCCTCTGACAGTTAAAGAAGGTGATGTCGTTCTGTTTGGCCAGTACTCCGGCAGCAATGTTGTCAAGCTCGACGGCGAAGAACTGCTGATCATGAACGAAAGCGAAATCTTTGGTGTGGTCGAAGGCTGA
- a CDS encoding FxsA family protein, whose translation MRFLFLLFIIIPIIEITLLINVGQAIGAWYTVGLVLLSAFIGVNMLRYQGLSTLARAQQKINAGEMPAGEMIEGLVLAVGGALLITPGFFTDVIGFCCLVPFTRQLLAKALVSRFTLVAASHRRSAFDDPNFSPDAGPRRPDPRVDGKGETIDGEYRREDD comes from the coding sequence ATGCGGTTTCTTTTCCTTCTTTTTATCATCATTCCAATTATCGAAATTACCCTGCTGATCAATGTCGGCCAGGCCATCGGCGCCTGGTATACGGTGGGGCTGGTGCTGTTGTCAGCCTTTATCGGCGTGAACATGCTGCGTTACCAGGGCCTGTCGACCCTGGCGCGGGCGCAGCAGAAAATCAATGCCGGCGAGATGCCGGCCGGCGAGATGATCGAGGGGCTGGTACTGGCGGTGGGCGGGGCGCTGCTGATTACGCCGGGGTTCTTTACCGATGTTATCGGCTTTTGCTGCCTGGTTCCCTTTACCCGCCAGCTGCTGGCCAAAGCGCTGGTGAGCCGCTTTACCCTGGTGGCGGCATCACATCGCCGGTCTGCCTTTGATGACCCGAACTTTTCGCCTGACGCGGGTCCGCGCCGGCCGGATCCCCGTGTCGATGGCAAGGGCGAAACCATCGATGGCGAGTATCGCCGCGAGGACGATTGA
- a CDS encoding SDR family oxidoreductase has translation MDIKGKVIVITGGGRGLGRAMALELADKGARLALVDMNAADLDTTAGLCMEKGVEARSYLCNVTEEAAVEQLFIDIATDFGAINGLVNNAGVTRDALLVKAKDGQVVSKMTLDNWNLVMNVNLTGTFLCAREAACKMIELGNPGCIINISSISRSGNMGQTNYTATKAGAQAMAVTWAKELARYGIRAASIAPGFIATDMVMSMKPEALEKMAAGIPAKRLGQPEEIARTVTFILENDYISGRCIEVDGALRI, from the coding sequence ATGGATATTAAAGGCAAGGTTATTGTAATCACCGGTGGCGGTCGCGGTCTGGGTCGTGCCATGGCGCTGGAGCTGGCCGACAAGGGCGCCCGCCTGGCGCTGGTCGACATGAACGCCGCGGACCTGGATACCACTGCAGGCCTGTGCATGGAGAAAGGCGTGGAAGCACGTTCTTACCTGTGCAACGTCACCGAAGAAGCCGCGGTTGAACAACTGTTTATTGATATTGCTACCGATTTTGGCGCCATCAACGGCCTGGTCAACAACGCAGGGGTAACCCGCGATGCGCTGCTGGTGAAGGCCAAGGACGGCCAGGTTGTCTCCAAGATGACCCTGGATAACTGGAACCTGGTCATGAACGTCAACCTGACCGGCACCTTCCTCTGTGCCCGTGAGGCCGCCTGCAAAATGATCGAACTGGGCAACCCCGGCTGCATCATCAACATTTCCTCCATTTCCCGCTCCGGCAATATGGGCCAGACCAACTACACCGCCACCAAGGCCGGTGCGCAGGCGATGGCGGTCACCTGGGCCAAGGAGCTGGCACGCTACGGTATCCGCGCAGCCTCCATTGCACCGGGCTTTATTGCCACGGACATGGTTATGTCCATGAAACCCGAAGCCCTGGAAAAAATGGCGGCCGGCATTCCCGCCAAGCGCCTGGGACAGCCCGAAGAAATCGCCCGTACCGTCACCTTTATCCTGGAAAACGACTACATCAGCGGCCGCTGCATCGAAGTCGACGGTGCCCTGCGCATCTAG
- a CDS encoding AmpG family muropeptide MFS transporter, with the protein MQTKHAEQTQSWKEWLQSARVYLQPRPITLLFLGFSAGLPLMLVFSTLSYWLREAGIDRGTITYFSWVALAYAFKWVWSPIIDRMPIPLLSAWLGRRRSWMLLAQLLIALCLLGLADSDPQQNLELMAWFALAVAFCSATQDIAIDAYRIESAEPRIQAAMAATYMLGYRLAMILATTGALLIAAWYDPTGDSYHRESWQMAYWAMAALMGVGILTTLCAPEPQPDGATAEQKRREIEAFMEQRQHLPHLLARLLGWFYVAAYCPFADFISRFGKPALLILALIGSYRIADVVMGIIANVFYVDMGFTKVEVAEITKLFGTLMTIAGSLVGGLLVYRFGVMRILFIGAVLAAATNLLFSALALTGHSVGFLIVTVSLDNFSAGIATAAFIAYLSSLTSISYTATQYALFSSVMLLVPKFLAGFSGDAVNLVGYPLFFAGTAVLGLPVLLLVWLAARYTPATSAQTTK; encoded by the coding sequence ATGCAAACCAAACACGCAGAGCAGACCCAAAGCTGGAAAGAGTGGCTGCAGAGCGCCCGTGTCTATCTGCAGCCAAGGCCCATCACATTGTTATTCCTGGGTTTTTCCGCCGGTTTGCCGCTGATGCTGGTCTTTTCCACCCTGTCCTACTGGCTGCGCGAAGCCGGCATTGATCGCGGCACCATCACCTATTTTTCCTGGGTCGCCCTGGCGTATGCCTTCAAGTGGGTCTGGTCGCCCATTATCGATCGCATGCCCATTCCCCTGCTCTCCGCCTGGCTGGGACGCAGGCGCAGCTGGATGCTGCTGGCACAGCTGCTGATTGCGCTCTGCCTGCTGGGACTGGCCGATTCCGATCCGCAGCAAAACCTTGAACTCATGGCCTGGTTCGCCCTGGCGGTGGCCTTCTGCTCCGCCACCCAGGACATCGCCATCGACGCCTACCGCATTGAATCGGCGGAGCCCAGAATCCAGGCCGCCATGGCAGCCACCTATATGCTGGGTTACCGCCTGGCCATGATTCTGGCGACCACCGGTGCCCTGCTGATCGCCGCCTGGTACGACCCGACCGGTGACAGCTATCACCGAGAGTCCTGGCAGATGGCTTACTGGGCCATGGCCGCGCTGATGGGCGTGGGCATCCTTACCACCCTGTGCGCGCCGGAGCCCCAACCCGACGGCGCAACAGCAGAACAGAAGCGTCGGGAAATCGAAGCCTTTATGGAACAGCGCCAGCACTTGCCCCACCTGCTGGCGCGTCTGCTTGGCTGGTTTTATGTCGCCGCCTACTGCCCCTTCGCCGACTTTATCAGCCGATTTGGCAAACCGGCTCTGTTGATTCTGGCGCTGATCGGCAGTTACCGCATCGCCGATGTGGTGATGGGCATTATCGCCAACGTGTTTTACGTCGACATGGGGTTTACCAAGGTTGAAGTGGCTGAAATCACCAAACTTTTCGGCACCCTGATGACCATCGCAGGCTCCCTGGTCGGCGGTTTGCTGGTGTATCGCTTTGGCGTGATGCGCATTCTGTTTATTGGCGCCGTACTGGCCGCCGCCACCAATCTGCTGTTCTCCGCCCTGGCACTGACCGGACACAGCGTGGGCTTTCTGATCGTTACCGTCTCGCTGGACAACTTCAGCGCCGGCATCGCCACAGCGGCCTTTATTGCCTACCTGTCCAGCCTGACCAGCATCAGTTACACCGCAACGCAATATGCCCTGTTCAGCTCGGTAATGCTGCTAGTGCCCAAGTTTCTGGCGGGGTTTTCCGGCGATGCGGTGAACCTGGTGGGCTACCCGCTGTTTTTTGCCGGCACGGCGGTTCTGGGGCTACCGGTGCTGCTACTGGTCTGGCTGGCGGCTCGCTACACGCCGGCAACCTCTGCTCAAACCACTAAATGA
- a CDS encoding PA4570 family protein, which produces MSYIIDAWLERPDPYLRITHRHTGIRVIEWRNEKIARLLEQGVICPQDLQQAQCCSKELVQELFVLACLEAGRCHCNEGNQH; this is translated from the coding sequence ATGAGCTATATCATCGACGCCTGGCTGGAACGACCGGATCCATACCTTCGTATCACCCATCGCCATACCGGCATCCGCGTTATTGAATGGCGCAACGAGAAGATCGCCCGCCTGCTGGAGCAGGGCGTGATTTGCCCGCAGGATCTGCAACAGGCGCAATGCTGCAGCAAGGAACTGGTACAGGAACTCTTTGTGCTTGCCTGCCTGGAGGCCGGGCGCTGTCACTGCAACGAGGGCAACCAGCACTGA
- a CDS encoding YajQ family cyclic di-GMP-binding protein: MPSFDIVSELDMHEVTNAVDQANREIQNRFDFKGIDARFEQGDGHVVLWAEVDFQLQQLLEVLRAKLTSRKIDIRCMEVKDAEKANMRARQQVDLKQGLDQALAKKIIKLIKDAKLKVQTQVQGEQVRVTGKKRDDLQGVMAMLRAAELELPLQFNNFRD, from the coding sequence ATGCCGTCATTTGATATAGTGTCCGAGCTGGACATGCATGAAGTCACCAACGCGGTGGACCAGGCCAATCGTGAAATCCAGAACCGTTTCGACTTCAAGGGTATCGACGCGCGCTTCGAGCAGGGCGATGGCCATGTGGTGCTCTGGGCCGAGGTGGATTTCCAGTTGCAGCAGCTGCTCGAAGTGCTGCGTGCCAAGCTTACCAGCCGCAAAATTGATATTCGCTGCATGGAAGTAAAGGATGCGGAGAAGGCCAACATGCGCGCCCGTCAGCAGGTGGACCTCAAGCAGGGACTGGATCAGGCGCTGGCCAAGAAGATCATCAAGCTGATCAAGGATGCCAAGCTCAAGGTGCAAACCCAGGTGCAGGGCGAACAGGTACGTGTCACCGGCAAGAAACGGGATGACCTGCAGGGCGTGATGGCCATGCTGCGGGCCGCCGAACTGGAACTGCCGCTGCAGTTCAATAACTTCCGCGACTAG
- a CDS encoding ketopantoate reductase family protein — protein sequence MHWTILGAGAIGCLWAAHLQRAGAAVSLVLRSPDRLAQYRARGGIVLIDERGQSFCPVAADLAGSPEPIEQLLICTKAYDSLAALESVWHRLNADSRILVLQNGLGSQQQIVARAGAARVLVGSTTDGAYLRAPFEVVYAGRGVTAIGPFSETGARLAEPGTDFGLQLQQDPQIETTLWRKLAINCAINPLTAIHGCRNGALATTPAYTLALKTLCSEFEAVARARGIALFERPLQEEALRVARQTADNYSSMLQDIRHQRPTEIEQITGFLCNEARLAGVDVPQHQAMLRQVRLLQHGAQPPSNQY from the coding sequence ATGCACTGGACCATCCTGGGCGCCGGCGCCATCGGCTGCCTCTGGGCCGCACACCTGCAGCGCGCCGGCGCAGCGGTTAGCCTTGTCCTGCGCAGCCCTGACCGCCTGGCACAGTACCGGGCCCGTGGTGGCATAGTGCTGATTGACGAGCGCGGGCAAAGCTTCTGCCCCGTCGCTGCTGATCTGGCCGGATCGCCGGAGCCCATTGAGCAGTTGCTGATCTGTACCAAGGCTTACGACAGCCTGGCGGCGCTGGAGTCCGTGTGGCACCGGCTGAATGCGGACAGCCGTATCCTGGTGCTGCAAAATGGGCTGGGCAGCCAGCAGCAGATCGTGGCACGGGCAGGCGCTGCGCGCGTGCTGGTCGGCTCCACCACCGATGGTGCCTACCTGCGCGCCCCCTTCGAGGTCGTCTATGCCGGTCGCGGCGTAACCGCCATAGGCCCGTTCAGCGAGACCGGCGCCAGGCTGGCGGAACCGGGCACGGATTTCGGTCTGCAGCTGCAGCAGGATCCGCAGATCGAAACCACCCTCTGGCGCAAGCTGGCGATTAACTGCGCCATTAACCCGCTCACCGCCATTCATGGCTGTCGCAACGGCGCCCTGGCAACGACCCCGGCCTACACCCTTGCACTTAAAACGCTGTGCAGCGAGTTCGAGGCCGTCGCCCGGGCCCGTGGCATCGCGCTGTTCGAGCGACCACTGCAGGAAGAAGCGCTGCGGGTGGCCCGTCAAACTGCTGACAACTATTCATCGATGCTGCAGGATATCCGCCACCAGCGCCCGACGGAAATCGAGCAGATCACCGGTTTCCTGTGCAATGAAGCCCGCCTCGCTGGCGTCGATGTGCCGCAGCATCAAGCCATGCTGCGGCAGGTGCGCCTGTTGCAGCACGGCGCTCAACCACCTTCGAATCAATACTGA
- a CDS encoding cob(I)yrinic acid a,c-diamide adenosyltransferase — protein sequence MSDRLNRIYTRSGDKGTTGLADGRRVEKYHPRIEALGDIDELNSSLGLLVADLVPGDPLLTFLPALQHDLFDLGGELAMVDTQYWVIDDTAISQLEQQLDELNADLPALREFILPGGNRPSALCQQSRSLCRRAERRLVELAQIESVNPHALGYINRLSDLLFVCARVLARRDGGQEVYWQARNRR from the coding sequence ATGTCGGATCGTCTTAATCGCATTTACACCCGCAGCGGCGACAAGGGCACCACGGGCCTGGCTGATGGACGCCGGGTTGAAAAATACCACCCGCGCATCGAAGCGCTGGGGGACATCGACGAACTGAACTCCAGCCTGGGCCTGCTTGTCGCCGACCTCGTCCCCGGCGATCCGCTGCTGACATTTCTGCCGGCGCTGCAGCATGACCTGTTTGACCTGGGCGGCGAGCTGGCCATGGTGGATACGCAGTACTGGGTCATCGACGACACGGCCATCAGCCAGCTGGAGCAGCAGCTGGACGAACTGAATGCCGACCTGCCCGCCCTGCGCGAATTTATCCTGCCCGGCGGCAACCGCCCCAGCGCCCTCTGCCAGCAAAGCCGCAGCCTGTGTCGGCGGGCCGAGCGACGCCTGGTGGAACTGGCCCAGATTGAGTCGGTCAATCCCCATGCACTGGGTTATATCAATCGCCTGTCCGACCTGCTGTTTGTCTGCGCCCGGGTACTGGCCCGGCGCGACGGTGGCCAGGAAGTGTACTGGCAGGCTCGAAACAGGCGCTGA
- a CDS encoding histidine phosphatase family protein — MSVLTLDLLRHGDAEDDGCYRGRTDSALTALGERQMLAYAAANPGWQRVLCSPLRRCAEPARQIAQRLTLECAEDARLLELDFGRWDGRPYAQVWQQEQAAVLAFWQDPDANPPPGGESLANFRARLDSLQRCLQQRLQAGNDAHVLLLTHGGVVRALLGSLLGMEARHWSQLRIDTASLSRIRLGQDGAHRWCEVAFMNRIMAGG; from the coding sequence TTGAGTGTACTGACGCTGGACCTGCTGCGCCACGGCGATGCAGAAGATGATGGCTGTTACCGCGGGCGCACCGACTCCGCCCTGACCGCGCTGGGGGAAAGGCAGATGCTGGCCTATGCTGCGGCAAACCCCGGCTGGCAGCGGGTGCTCTGCTCGCCGCTGCGCCGCTGCGCGGAGCCTGCCCGGCAGATCGCGCAGCGCTTGACGCTGGAGTGCGCTGAAGATGCGCGTCTGCTGGAACTGGACTTTGGTCGCTGGGACGGTCGTCCCTATGCTCAGGTCTGGCAGCAGGAGCAGGCGGCGGTGCTGGCCTTCTGGCAGGATCCGGACGCTAATCCACCGCCCGGTGGCGAAAGCCTGGCAAACTTTCGCGCCCGGCTGGACAGCCTGCAGCGCTGTTTGCAGCAGAGGCTGCAGGCCGGCAACGATGCCCATGTGTTGCTGCTGACCCATGGCGGGGTGGTGCGTGCTTTGCTGGGGTCCCTGCTGGGAATGGAAGCGCGCCACTGGTCGCAGCTGCGCATTGATACCGCCTCGCTCAGCCGGATCCGGCTGGGGCAGGACGGCGCCCACCGCTGGTGTGAGGTGGCTTTCATGAACAGGATCATGGCTGGCGGCTAA
- the cobT gene encoding nicotinate-nucleotide--dimethylbenzimidazole phosphoribosyltransferase, producing the protein MTPFSLPAGWLAHPVRSPSALAQSQARAHQEQLTKPAGALGELEQLVIRLAGLQGRAQPCIDQCHISIFAADHGIAAAGVSAYPQAVTAQMVANFAAGGAAVSVLARLVGARFDVVNLGTLHRPDPDPRVLDRWLGPGTADFSQQAAMTVEQRDAALLAGAERLAQAQAAGCDLFVAGEMGIGNTSAATALGAVLLERDPEQLAGPGTGIDAQSLGRKVALIRQAIQLHGAGRPDVLEWLRCLGGFEIAAMVGAYLHAGQRGVPVLVDGFISTLAALLAVRLNPALAPWLLYGHCSAEPGHRLLLQALEARPLLALGMRLGEGSGAALALQVVRSACALHNEMATFAGAGVAGPGA; encoded by the coding sequence ATGACACCCTTCTCCCTACCGGCCGGCTGGCTGGCACATCCCGTTCGCAGCCCGAGCGCCCTGGCGCAAAGCCAGGCGCGGGCCCACCAGGAACAGCTGACCAAGCCCGCCGGCGCCCTGGGCGAGCTGGAGCAGCTCGTGATTCGTCTGGCCGGGCTGCAGGGTCGGGCTCAGCCGTGTATCGATCAGTGCCATATCAGCATCTTTGCCGCCGATCACGGTATTGCCGCTGCAGGCGTGTCGGCCTACCCCCAGGCGGTAACGGCCCAGATGGTGGCCAACTTTGCCGCCGGCGGTGCCGCCGTCTCGGTACTGGCGCGCCTCGTCGGCGCCCGTTTCGATGTGGTGAATCTGGGGACCCTGCACCGGCCGGACCCAGACCCCCGGGTGCTGGATCGCTGGCTGGGGCCGGGCACTGCCGATTTTAGCCAGCAGGCCGCGATGACAGTGGAACAGCGCGATGCGGCGCTGCTGGCCGGTGCCGAGCGTCTGGCACAGGCCCAGGCGGCGGGTTGCGATCTGTTTGTGGCCGGCGAAATGGGGATCGGCAATACCAGCGCCGCCACGGCGCTTGGCGCCGTGTTGCTGGAACGGGATCCCGAGCAGCTGGCGGGGCCCGGCACGGGCATCGATGCCCAGAGCCTGGGGCGCAAGGTGGCACTGATTCGCCAGGCTATCCAGCTGCACGGCGCGGGACGGCCCGATGTGCTCGAGTGGCTGCGTTGCCTGGGGGGCTTCGAGATCGCCGCCATGGTAGGAGCCTATCTGCATGCCGGCCAACGCGGCGTGCCGGTGCTGGTGGATGGCTTTATCAGCACCCTCGCTGCGCTGCTGGCGGTGCGCCTGAATCCCGCGCTCGCGCCCTGGCTGCTGTACGGCCATTGCTCCGCCGAGCCCGGACATCGCCTGTTGCTGCAGGCGCTAGAGGCCAGGCCCTTGCTGGCGCTGGGCATGCGGCTGGGTGAAGGCAGCGGGGCTGCGCTGGCGCTGCAGGTCGTTCGCAGTGCCTGCGCGCTGCACAATGAAATGGCGACCTTTGCCGGGGCCGGCGTTGCGGGTCCGGGGGCTTGA
- the cobU gene encoding bifunctional adenosylcobinamide kinase/adenosylcobinamide-phosphate guanylyltransferase, translating into MKQLILGGARSGKSRLAEQRAQASNLPVALVVTMQPGDDAELVERIRRHQADRPSHWKVVEAPTGLAAALAPLLAEGYCVLVDCLTLWLTNLLLLDCEDSLQAELDALDQLVDGAAGSLIMVSNEVGMGIVPMGALSRRFQDQAGWLHQRMAGYCDRVTLSVAGLPLEVK; encoded by the coding sequence GTGAAACAACTGATACTCGGCGGTGCCCGCTCCGGCAAGAGCCGCCTGGCGGAACAGCGTGCCCAGGCCAGTAACCTGCCGGTGGCGCTGGTGGTCACCATGCAGCCTGGGGACGATGCGGAGCTGGTCGAGCGAATCAGGCGCCACCAGGCGGATCGTCCGTCGCACTGGAAAGTGGTGGAAGCCCCGACGGGGCTGGCTGCTGCGCTTGCACCCCTGCTGGCGGAGGGCTATTGCGTACTGGTGGATTGCCTCACCCTCTGGCTGACCAACCTGTTGCTGCTGGACTGCGAGGACAGCCTGCAGGCCGAGCTGGATGCACTGGATCAGCTGGTTGATGGTGCCGCTGGCAGCCTGATTATGGTGAGCAATGAAGTCGGCATGGGGATCGTTCCCATGGGGGCGCTGAGCCGGCGTTTCCAGGACCAGGCCGGCTGGCTGCATCAGCGCATGGCCGGGTACTGTGATCGGGTTACGCTCAGTGTGGCGGGCCTGCCGCTGGAGGTAAAATGA
- a CDS encoding cobalamin-binding protein, whose protein sequence is MKFLRLVFVVLPWLLGCLALAGPGYAAVSVTDNSGRNVTLQQPARRILALAPHITENLFSIGAGDRIVGAVAFSDYPPQAREIERVGSFGQLNLEQVLALQPDLVIAWPGGSPPAQLERLRQLGMPVFESDPHSFAMIASNLRLYGQLTGLQAGADAAAFALEQRVERLRERHAAAIPLRVFYQLWHEPLMTVNRSLLVDQMLRLCGGENPFADRPESVPQLGVESVLAVRPEVILTTTEEAPRDWIERWQRWPELPAVQHNLFYQLNADWMHRATLRALLGAEQLCAHLDDARVKLGRINPSDSGD, encoded by the coding sequence ATGAAGTTTCTGCGTTTGGTCTTTGTTGTCCTGCCCTGGTTGCTGGGGTGTCTCGCGCTGGCGGGTCCCGGGTACGCCGCCGTCAGTGTGACGGACAACTCGGGGCGCAACGTCACACTGCAACAGCCGGCCCGGCGAATTCTCGCCCTGGCGCCCCATATTACCGAGAACCTGTTCAGTATCGGCGCCGGGGATCGGATCGTCGGCGCGGTTGCCTTCAGCGATTACCCGCCCCAGGCGCGGGAGATTGAGCGCGTGGGCAGCTTTGGTCAGCTGAATCTTGAGCAGGTACTGGCGCTGCAGCCCGACCTGGTGATTGCCTGGCCGGGCGGTAGCCCGCCGGCACAGCTGGAGCGTCTGCGCCAGCTTGGCATGCCGGTGTTCGAATCCGACCCCCACAGCTTTGCGATGATTGCCAGCAACCTGCGCCTCTATGGTCAGCTCACCGGGCTGCAGGCCGGTGCGGATGCGGCCGCATTCGCGCTGGAACAGCGGGTGGAACGGCTGCGCGAGCGCCATGCCGCGGCGATACCCCTGCGGGTGTTCTATCAGCTCTGGCACGAGCCCCTGATGACGGTGAACCGCTCCCTGCTGGTGGATCAGATGCTGCGCCTGTGCGGCGGGGAAAACCCCTTTGCCGACCGGCCCGAATCCGTACCCCAGCTCGGTGTGGAGTCGGTACTGGCGGTGCGCCCGGAGGTCATACTGACCACCACCGAAGAAGCCCCCCGCGACTGGATCGAGCGCTGGCAGCGCTGGCCCGAATTGCCTGCAGTGCAGCACAACCTGTTCTACCAGCTCAATGCAGACTGGATGCACCGGGCGACCCTGCGGGCGCTGCTGGGCGCAGAGCAGCTCTGTGCTCATCTGGATGATGCCAGGGTCAAGCTGGGGCGGATCAACCCAAGTGATAGCGGAGACTAG
- the acuI gene encoding acrylyl-CoA reductase (NADPH): MFKALVLDQQDGKTGAQVKALEDAALPGEDVLVAVEYSSLNFKDGLAVTGTGRIVSQFPMVPGIDLAGRVLESADERYAPGDAVVLTGWGVGERYWGGMAEKARLKADWLVPLPQGMDSRTAMMIGTAGLTAMLCVMALEEGGVRPGQGPVLVTGAAGGVGSVSVALLAALGYEVHAVTGRPETEAYLKGLGARELVSRESMAGKPKPLEAQRWAGAIDTVGDTILAGVLAQTCYGGTVAACGLAAGFNLPTTVMPFILRNVRLQGVDSVMCPLARRQQAWERLARELPASALGEIGHSIALEEVPDYAQRIVSGQVRGRVIVDLSR, from the coding sequence ATGTTCAAGGCACTGGTACTGGATCAGCAGGACGGCAAGACAGGGGCACAGGTCAAGGCACTGGAGGACGCAGCGCTGCCCGGTGAAGACGTTCTCGTGGCGGTGGAGTATTCGTCACTCAACTTCAAGGACGGCCTGGCGGTGACCGGGACGGGCAGAATCGTCAGCCAGTTTCCGATGGTGCCGGGTATCGACCTCGCCGGTCGGGTGCTGGAGTCCGCAGATGAGCGCTATGCGCCGGGCGATGCGGTGGTGCTTACCGGTTGGGGCGTGGGGGAGCGCTACTGGGGAGGCATGGCCGAGAAGGCCCGCCTCAAGGCTGACTGGCTGGTGCCGCTGCCCCAGGGCATGGACAGCCGCACGGCGATGATGATCGGCACCGCGGGTCTGACGGCGATGCTCTGTGTCATGGCACTGGAAGAGGGCGGTGTGCGACCCGGGCAGGGGCCTGTACTGGTGACCGGGGCGGCGGGTGGCGTGGGCAGCGTGTCGGTCGCACTGCTGGCGGCGCTGGGCTACGAGGTACATGCGGTCACCGGCCGGCCCGAGACCGAAGCCTACCTCAAGGGGCTCGGTGCCCGTGAACTGGTCAGTCGCGAAAGCATGGCCGGCAAGCCAAAGCCGTTGGAAGCCCAGCGCTGGGCCGGTGCCATCGATACCGTGGGGGACACCATCCTGGCGGGGGTGCTGGCGCAAACCTGTTACGGTGGCACCGTGGCGGCCTGCGGCCTGGCGGCGGGCTTTAATCTGCCCACCACCGTGATGCCCTTTATTCTTCGCAATGTGCGCTTGCAGGGCGTGGACTCGGTCATGTGTCCGCTGGCGCGGCGCCAGCAGGCCTGGGAGCGTCTGGCGCGGGAGCTGCCCGCCTCCGCCCTGGGGGAGATTGGCCACAGCATCGCCCTTGAGGAAGTGCCGGATTATGCCCAGCGCATCGTTAGCGGCCAGGTACGGGGCCGTGTGATCGTGGACCTGTCACGCTAG
- a CDS encoding FadR/GntR family transcriptional regulator gives MTTSAFEPLKRDNLSRQIADQLRRAIVDGELRADDRLPTEDELALRFGVSRPTIREALKILAAQNLIRSKRGPTGGTFINCPSIPELSESLTCATTLLVGMDAFNMDEVLQARELLESQCCRLAALNRTPEQLQRMRQQLEIQQDSSLSAEDFCASDVALHRTLADASGNRLLGFVMFSVIEALQPVTNMVAHRFRDRALVSSQHLRLIEALENRDADAACAIVCEQLSDLRQHLGSAPPTPAQQGA, from the coding sequence ATGACGACCTCAGCCTTCGAGCCCCTCAAGCGGGATAACCTGTCCCGCCAGATTGCCGACCAGTTGCGCCGCGCCATTGTCGATGGCGAATTGCGTGCCGACGATCGCCTGCCCACCGAAGACGAACTGGCGCTGCGGTTTGGCGTTTCGCGTCCGACCATCCGCGAAGCCCTGAAAATTCTTGCCGCCCAGAACCTGATCCGCTCCAAGCGCGGCCCCACCGGGGGCACCTTCATTAACTGTCCCAGTATCCCTGAACTGAGCGAGTCCCTCACCTGCGCCACCACCCTGCTGGTCGGCATGGACGCTTTCAACATGGACGAGGTGCTGCAGGCCCGCGAGTTGCTGGAATCCCAGTGCTGCCGACTGGCCGCACTCAACCGAACGCCGGAGCAGCTGCAGCGCATGCGACAGCAGCTTGAAATCCAGCAGGACAGCAGCCTCAGTGCCGAGGACTTTTGCGCCTCCGATGTGGCGCTGCACCGCACCCTGGCCGACGCCAGCGGCAACCGCCTGCTGGGTTTTGTCATGTTCTCGGTTATCGAGGCGCTACAGCCGGTCACCAACATGGTGGCACACCGTTTCCGCGACCGTGCCCTTGTCAGCAGCCAGCACCTGCGCCTGATCGAGGCGCTCGAAAACCGCGACGCCGACGCCGCCTGTGCCATTGTCTGCGAGCAGCTCAGCGACCTGCGCCAGCACCTGGGCTCAGCACCGCCGACACCCGCTCAGCAGGGCGCCTGA